A stretch of the candidate division KSB1 bacterium genome encodes the following:
- a CDS encoding DUF2293 domain-containing protein — translation MKQSNDLKVFISNRDFTCDDCGEKFGRKSWITLQEEKGALCLVCADLDHLIFLPSGDTALTRRARKYSTLVAIVLKWSRARKRYERQGLLVEEQALDQAEEECLADSEVRDRRKERAAQKRAEIDEQYVQVFAEKVRKLFPGSPLGRENIIAEHACFKYSGRIGRTESAKKLDEEAILLAVVAHIRHTETKYDEFLSKGYERREARGQVEEKVHKILREWK, via the coding sequence ATGAAACAAAGTAATGATTTAAAAGTTTTTATTTCAAATCGGGATTTCACATGTGATGATTGTGGTGAAAAATTTGGACGCAAATCATGGATTACGTTGCAAGAAGAAAAGGGGGCATTGTGTCTAGTATGTGCTGATCTGGATCACCTAATTTTCCTTCCTTCAGGAGATACAGCACTCACTAGGCGAGCACGAAAATACTCCACGTTAGTTGCTATCGTCTTAAAGTGGAGTCGTGCACGAAAACGGTATGAAAGGCAAGGCTTGTTAGTTGAAGAACAAGCATTGGATCAAGCTGAAGAGGAATGTTTAGCAGATAGTGAAGTGAGGGATCGTAGAAAAGAACGTGCTGCACAGAAAAGAGCAGAAATCGATGAGCAGTATGTACAGGTTTTTGCAGAGAAAGTACGTAAACTTTTTCCTGGTTCTCCTCTTGGTAGGGAAAACATTATTGCTGAGCATGCTTGCTTTAAATACAGTGGTCGTATTGGTCGTACTGAATCAGCTAAAAAACTAGATGAAGAAGCCATACTACTAGCTGTTGTTGCACACATCCGTCATACCGAAACGAAATATGACGAATTTCTGTCAAAAGGTTATGAGAGGAGAGAAGCCAGAGGCCAAGTAGAGGAGAAGGTTCACAAAATCTTAAGGGAGTGGAAATAG
- a CDS encoding acyltransferase, whose translation MKVGIVQFEPKFGAAKHNLDRIEAEIQPPVDLVVLPELCTSGYQFVNHHEIEELAEEIPSGPSIKRLTQIAKDKDCVIVAGLPERSGDVFYNSAVVLNPKGVMAKYRKLHLFYEEKDFFAPGDIPLQVVDIGPAKIGVLICFDWIFPEATRTLALQGADIICLPANLLTPYCQNAMVTRSIENQVYTVVANRTGFEARGGKKPLYFTGGSQISDCKGNVLYSASKEKHEFHVEKIHPKLTRDKWFTDRNNLFDDRRTEFYVLK comes from the coding sequence ATGAAAGTCGGGATTGTTCAATTTGAACCAAAATTTGGCGCGGCAAAACATAACCTCGATAGAATCGAAGCGGAGATACAGCCTCCGGTTGATTTGGTGGTTTTACCCGAGCTTTGCACATCCGGCTATCAATTCGTCAACCACCATGAAATCGAAGAACTTGCTGAAGAGATCCCTTCCGGGCCTTCCATAAAAAGGCTGACTCAAATTGCAAAGGACAAAGATTGCGTGATCGTTGCCGGGCTGCCCGAACGATCCGGCGACGTTTTCTACAATTCTGCAGTAGTGCTCAATCCAAAAGGGGTAATGGCAAAATATCGCAAGTTGCATTTATTCTATGAAGAAAAAGACTTTTTCGCACCCGGCGATATCCCCTTGCAGGTGGTGGACATTGGTCCTGCAAAAATCGGCGTGCTTATCTGTTTCGATTGGATCTTTCCCGAAGCCACCCGAACACTTGCATTACAAGGCGCGGACATCATTTGCCTGCCTGCGAACTTATTAACCCCCTACTGCCAAAATGCTATGGTGACGCGTTCTATCGAGAACCAGGTGTATACCGTTGTAGCCAACCGAACCGGGTTCGAAGCCCGCGGCGGAAAGAAACCCCTGTATTTTACCGGCGGCAGCCAGATCTCCGATTGTAAAGGAAACGTGCTGTATTCAGCCTCAAAAGAGAAGCATGAATTTCATGTCGAAAAAATCCACCCAAAGTTAACCCGGGACAAATGGTTCACTGACCGCAACAATCTGTTTGATGACCGACGCACAGAGTTTTATGTTTTGAAGTGA